The following coding sequences are from one Polynucleobacter sp. JS-JIR-II-50 window:
- a CDS encoding glycosyltransferase family 2 protein — translation MLAPIVLFSYNRPSHLKMVIESLLLNPEAKYSELIIYSDGARSPTDVPLVNAVRAFANSISGFRTLKIKMQPSNLGLSKSIISGVTEIMRSYGSAIILEDDLVVSPFFLKYMNQALELYKEDSMVAAINGYSLPVGTNLPETFFLKGADCWGWATWRRAWSLFNPDGASLLSEINSRGLTREFNLDGYYPYVKMLENQVKGRNQSWAIRWQASVFLKGMMTLYPGHSLVRNIGNDNSGVHCNATSDFDVQLSCRSIEVNRVPIIESIEALDAVKLFYKNTRWFPRRLARYIFNEFANFFLKFYTGFKNHE, via the coding sequence ATGTTAGCCCCTATTGTTCTTTTTTCTTATAATAGGCCTAGCCATCTTAAAATGGTTATCGAGTCTTTATTGTTAAATCCTGAGGCGAAATATTCCGAGCTTATTATTTATTCTGATGGGGCAAGATCTCCCACAGATGTTCCTTTGGTAAATGCTGTGCGAGCGTTTGCTAACAGTATTTCGGGTTTTAGGACCTTAAAAATCAAAATGCAACCGTCAAATTTGGGTCTATCAAAATCCATCATTTCGGGTGTCACTGAAATAATGAGGTCTTATGGAAGCGCTATTATTTTGGAAGACGATTTAGTGGTTTCGCCATTTTTTTTAAAGTATATGAATCAAGCTCTAGAGCTATACAAAGAAGATTCTATGGTCGCGGCTATTAATGGATACTCATTGCCCGTAGGCACTAATTTACCAGAAACTTTTTTTCTTAAGGGTGCAGATTGCTGGGGTTGGGCTACTTGGAGGCGAGCTTGGAGCCTTTTTAATCCTGATGGCGCATCTTTACTTTCAGAGATTAACTCACGTGGTTTAACGCGTGAATTTAATCTAGATGGATACTATCCTTATGTAAAGATGCTTGAAAATCAAGTAAAGGGCCGCAATCAGTCTTGGGCAATACGCTGGCAAGCCAGCGTATTTCTTAAGGGGATGATGACGCTTTATCCGGGGCATAGTCTTGTGAGGAATATAGGCAATGATAATAGTGGAGTACATTGCAATGCCACGAGTGATTTTGATGTGCAGCTTAGCTGCCGATCTATTGAGGTCAATAGAGTACCAATCATCGAGTCTATAGAAGCACTAGACGCTGTCAAGCTATTTTATAAGAACACTCGATGGTTTCCAAGGCGATTGGCTCGATATATTTTTAATGAGTTCGCTAATTTTTTTCTGAAATTCTACACAGGCTTTAAGAATCATGAATAA
- the rffA gene encoding dTDP-4-amino-4,6-dideoxygalactose transaminase, whose translation MIPFNKSYVGGCELEFIRDAIESNTLSGDGAYTKRCNSWLSKELGSQFPLLTQSATAALEMAALLADLNPGDEVIMPSYTFVSTANAIVLRGAVPVFVDIRPDTLNINEKLISGAISERTRLILPVHYAGVACEMDEILRIARIHKLLVLEDAAQGIMSSYKGRALGSIGDMGAISFHATKNISCGEGGAFLTSNPEIAERAEIVREKGTNRSKFFRGEVDKYNWVSTGSSYLPSELNAAYLAAQLDVAREVTKRRLEMWERYNSEFLALERAGVVRRPTIPPGCIHNAHIYYLILPSLAFRTKFIELMKGVDVSCTFHYVPLHSSPCGVEKGRLGSEMSVTEDFSERIVRLPIWPGLEEKQGYIIKSCHEVIQKLLSRKENY comes from the coding sequence GTGATTCCGTTTAATAAATCCTATGTTGGAGGGTGTGAGCTCGAATTTATAAGAGATGCAATTGAGTCAAATACCTTATCAGGGGACGGCGCCTATACCAAACGTTGCAATAGCTGGTTAAGTAAGGAGTTGGGCTCTCAATTTCCGCTTTTAACGCAATCTGCAACTGCTGCGCTTGAAATGGCTGCCCTTCTTGCCGACTTAAATCCTGGTGATGAGGTGATTATGCCTTCTTACACCTTCGTTTCTACAGCCAATGCTATTGTTTTGCGTGGGGCAGTTCCAGTGTTTGTTGATATCCGCCCCGATACTTTAAATATAAATGAGAAGCTAATATCTGGTGCAATTTCAGAGCGTACGCGCTTAATTCTTCCTGTTCATTATGCTGGCGTTGCATGTGAGATGGATGAAATTCTTAGAATCGCCCGGATACATAAATTATTAGTGCTTGAAGATGCCGCACAAGGAATAATGTCATCATATAAGGGGCGTGCTTTAGGATCTATTGGTGATATGGGTGCAATTAGTTTTCATGCAACTAAAAATATTAGCTGTGGCGAGGGCGGTGCTTTTCTCACAAGCAATCCAGAAATAGCGGAGCGGGCTGAGATAGTAAGAGAAAAAGGTACAAATCGTAGTAAGTTTTTCCGCGGGGAAGTTGATAAATATAATTGGGTGTCAACAGGATCATCCTATTTACCAAGTGAATTGAATGCCGCATATTTGGCAGCCCAGTTAGATGTGGCCAGGGAAGTTACAAAGAGACGGCTGGAAATGTGGGAAAGATATAACTCTGAATTTCTTGCTCTTGAGCGCGCTGGGGTGGTGCGACGCCCTACAATACCGCCTGGCTGTATACATAACGCACATATTTATTATTTGATTCTTCCGTCCCTAGCGTTCAGAACTAAATTTATAGAGCTAATGAAGGGGGTGGATGTCTCCTGCACCTTTCATTATGTCCCGTTGCATTCATCTCCATGTGGAGTTGAAAAAGGACGACTGGGTTCCGAGATGAGCGTTACAGAGGATTTTTCTGAGCGCATTGTCCGGCTACCAATTTGGCCGGGACTTGAAGAAAAGCAAGGGTATATTATTAAAAGCTGTCATGAAGTTATTCAAAAATTATTAAGCAGGAAAGAAAATTATTAA
- a CDS encoding FkbM family methyltransferase — MRNLIKKFIRNHFDNPFRCYGQSGEDLVLDRLLNGKRMGFYIDVGAHHPTRFSNTYLFYKKGWSGINIDANPKSMELFNRRRSRDINIEVGIAKKNGLLTYYQFNEPALNTFNEEEAQLKNTQPYHLVKTVQVPVKKLGDILREYLPPHQMIDFLTIDVEGFEMQVLESNYWDSFRPMYILVEILRSSLSQINSEELVIYLSTLNYAPVCKIYDTMIFKSCS; from the coding sequence ATGAGAAATTTAATCAAAAAATTTATTCGCAACCACTTTGATAATCCATTTCGTTGTTATGGACAAAGTGGTGAAGATCTTGTGTTGGATAGGCTATTAAACGGCAAGAGGATGGGATTTTACATTGATGTTGGGGCTCATCATCCAACTAGATTCTCTAATACTTACTTATTCTATAAAAAAGGGTGGAGTGGTATTAATATAGATGCGAACCCAAAATCAATGGAGCTATTTAATAGAAGGCGGTCAAGGGATATTAATATAGAGGTTGGGATTGCAAAAAAAAATGGACTATTGACCTATTATCAGTTTAATGAACCAGCATTAAATACTTTTAATGAGGAAGAGGCTCAACTTAAGAACACTCAACCCTACCACCTTGTAAAAACAGTTCAAGTCCCAGTTAAAAAACTTGGAGATATATTGCGTGAATATCTTCCGCCACATCAGATGATTGATTTTTTAACGATTGATGTTGAGGGCTTTGAGATGCAAGTGTTGGAGTCTAATTACTGGGATTCTTTTCGACCGATGTATATTTTGGTTGAAATTCTTAGATCTAGTCTTAGCCAAATAAATTCTGAAGAGCTAGTTATATATTTATCAACATTAAATTATGCTCCAGTATGTAAAATTTACGATACGATGATTTTTAAAAGTTGTTCATGA
- a CDS encoding class I SAM-dependent methyltransferase: MNKYIFKDILEGIISFEAFIARRWAANAHWRLMMVQWGLPPKPQHFDHHIDLFYKWMKTRDAMWLQRGVFSSIILSGGKVLELSCGDGFNSRNFYSLRASSIVACDSDEKAIANARLKNSAPNISYEIANITNSMPEGQFDNVIWDFGFPLLEYFSEIEITNIFKNIKSRISEKKGIFSGYTVAQKKSENLAMPELTFSNAQELHIFLANLFTKVFVFETKSPDRLNLYFWASDNPLSFSDIKIECK, translated from the coding sequence ATGAATAAATATATTTTTAAAGACATTCTTGAGGGGATAATTTCATTTGAAGCATTCATTGCAAGGCGCTGGGCTGCTAATGCGCATTGGCGGCTTATGATGGTGCAATGGGGTTTGCCTCCTAAGCCTCAGCATTTTGACCATCATATTGATTTGTTTTACAAATGGATGAAAACACGCGATGCGATGTGGTTACAGCGCGGAGTTTTTTCTTCCATAATCTTAAGTGGTGGTAAAGTTCTTGAATTGTCATGTGGCGATGGATTTAATAGTCGTAATTTTTATTCATTACGGGCCAGCAGTATCGTGGCCTGCGATTCTGATGAAAAAGCAATAGCTAATGCAAGACTTAAAAATTCAGCGCCAAATATTAGCTACGAAATTGCAAATATCACGAATTCGATGCCTGAAGGTCAATTTGATAATGTCATTTGGGATTTTGGTTTTCCATTGCTGGAATACTTTTCAGAAATTGAAATAACAAATATTTTTAAAAATATAAAATCTAGAATAAGCGAAAAAAAAGGAATTTTTTCTGGATATACCGTCGCGCAAAAAAAATCAGAAAATTTGGCTATGCCTGAACTTACTTTTTCTAATGCGCAAGAACTACATATCTTCCTTGCAAATCTTTTTACTAAAGTTTTTGTATTTGAAACGAAGTCTCCAGATCGCTTAAATCTTTATTTTTGGGCTTCAGATAACCCCCTTTCTTTTTCAGATATAAAAATAGAATGCAAATAA